GATAATGGGTGGCACTGATGAAGAGGTTGAGGAGATAATAAGGGATGCAAAGGCTTTGGAGAGGGCAGGGGCCTTTGCAGTGGTTTTGGAGTTCGTCTATGCGGATGTTGCTAAGATGGTTACCGAGGAAGTTTCAATACCGACCATTGGCATTGGAGCTGGTCCCTGGGTTGATGGTCAAGTTTTAGTCTGGCACGACGTCCTCGGCTTAATAGATTTCTCACCGCCGTTCGCGAAGAGGTATGCAAACTTAAAGGAGGAGATACTCAAGGCAATAAGCGAGTTTAAGCGGGAAGTTAAGGAGGGCAAGTTCCCAGGGAAGGAGCACTACTGGACGAGGGAGTAAATTTAGGGGATGAATTTAAGTTTTAGGTCGGAAACTTTTGCGATATCTAAGAAGTCGCTATCCCTTGTTACTAATTCTTCTCCATTATTAATGCAGATTGACGCTATTAGCAAATCAGCGAATGACTTTGGTTTCCCAATCTTTAGAAGTGATATCTGGATAGTATGAGCGAGTAGAATATCCTCAAACGTAGGAAACAAGACATTTCCATAGAATCTTTTGTATCTGACAATTCCAGGATATTCGACAAAGGTGACACCTGTTATGTTTTCATTAATTTCCTGCCTATTTTTCACCCTTTCAATAACGATGCTCGTATCTAATACAACCATTTAATCCTCTCCTTTTCCTTATTCCTCACATAAAAGTCCTGTAATATTTCATCCTCTAACTCATCTTCTGTTATCCCAAGCATCTCCCTTAGTTTATTTATTGACATAACCTTTGGTGAAATCTCAGCTAATGCCCTGTTTATTACCTCCTTTAACTTTTTTTCATCCACCCAATCTGGAACTTCTATGGTGATAACCTTGCTCAACAATGACACCTCCAAATGAAGTTATTGGACAATTCTGGTTTATATCTTTTTAAGGATGATTTCTAGATGAACATTTACTCCATACACGTTGATGTTCATGATTTGGGATCCATAACCTTTGTAGCATTCTCCATATTTTGTTGGAATATAAGCGCTTAAGATATGGCTAAGAGGCCCCTGGATGAAATATCGAATTTCTATGGATCCTCCTTTGCCTCCATTCTTGCTGAAGGGATTTAACCTTGGGAGCATGCGTCTATTTAAAGACCTTGAATATAGAAACACTAAAATCTCCTGGGATCTGGACAGTTTCTGCAGAAAACAATTCAAAACCTTAGTGTCTAAATATTTGTTTACCTTGTTTGTGAACAGCAATTGAGATAATTCTTCAATGAAAAGCATTTGAGGTGCCCTTTTTATGATGTTTGAATGCAATGTGTACAACTTCTCATGCAACAAATATTTCGGAATATTATATAAATTGGGAAGCATAGAATTCCTCTCCTTCCTCCTTTCTCTCCTTATATTCTCTACTGTCCGTGCATAGGACTCTAGAAGAACGTAGTATCCCAGCACATCTGATTCAAGGCGTCTTCTCCCAAGCTTGATCTTAAATTTTATGTCCCTTCTAAATGGAACCCTGGCTAACGCCCAGTAAATGCTACTGCTGTAGATATCCCTAAGTTCATTTGGAGAGAATGATAAAAGAAAGAGGAGAATTGTTTCGAGATTAAGTTTTCTCTCTATAAATGGAGCCATCAAAGCGCGGAACGCTTCTAAATATTCTCCTAAATATTCCCTAATATGCTTGTCGGCCATCAGATGCTTAACTACAGTTTTCAGGCAGTCTTCAGGAGCGCTAATTTCATCTCCAGCAATAATTTCACAAAAAGACACAGGCTTCCCCTTTTTCTCATAAACACTTTCAATTCTCTCGTAGATTGTTTTGCTAAGCCCTTTTTCTAATATATCCTCCAGTCTCCTCTGAAAAACTGAATCTATATCAACGCCTTCCTTTTTCAACTTCTCTAGCACAATTTCAAGGTCATTGTACTCTCTTGTTCCTGATGTCTGTCATTATGAGCAATCCTGCAGTGGGTACATCTAATCCCTCCTCTCCAACAATTGTTAAAACAAGAATTTGGAAAATTCCACGTTTGGCCCTGCTAATTATTCTGAGTCTGTCCTCTTTGACGTATCACCAGTTATTACAGCAACTCTTAAGTTAAAGTTGCTTCTAATGGCCTTTTCTATTTCTCTCGCGGTAACTTTTCTCGAAGTGAAGATTAAAATTGGCCATAGCTCTGGAGAATTTTGAACATCATATGCCTCCAGAACTTCTAGAACTGTCCTTGCTTTATGAGATAAACCTCTAATCTGATGTATTCCCTCCAAGATGTCTGTGACATTTCCTTTCCTCAAAACATTCTCATAGCTTTCAAGAAAAGCTTTTATGCCATAGCTCGCCAGGGCTTTCTCTAAGTGATATCTGGTTCTTCCATCAATGTCTTCAAAAAGCAATCTCTCGTATAATTCCTTTTCGGCTTCATTAAACTCTGAATCAAACATATCAAGGATAACGTTTGGAAGCTTAAACTCCCTATCTATTTCTACGAGCTTTGCATAGTCATATTCATAGTACTTTGGCTCACCTACATTGATGACGAATTCCTGAGGAATTCTAAACTTTTTGCGCTTAGGTATTAATGCTGAGAACCCAAACAAAAATTCTGGCCTGAGTTTTGTTATTAATTCCACATAGAATTTGTTCCCAAATGCATGATGAACCTCGTCAATTATCACGAACTTATAATCCTTCAACGTCTCTACGCACTTCAATGCGGTTTGGGGAGTTGTTATAACCACGGAAGGCTGTCTTTGAAAAGCCTCACATCTTCCTTCGTATCCCTTTGCTATATCCTCAAAAATTCCACTCCATATTTTCTCCATCTGGTCACACAGTAATCTTGTTGGCTCTAAGACAAGTACTTTTCCTCCCAGAAGCTTTACAATGAAGTACGCTATCGCCATTTCAATAAAGGTCTTTCCGCTCCCAGTTGGCATTGTAATAATGTTTAGTTTGATGCCATCTTCATGTACAAACGCATGTTCTAAAACGGCCTCAGAAATTACTCTTTGATACTTTCTCAACGTTAAACCAAAGTTTCTGCTTAAAGATAACTCAAAGTCAGATAGAGCTCCTGAAATTGCTCTATTACTAACGTTCATCAGTTAGTATATTCACATTAATCTTTACAAAGTTTGCTTCCCCTCACTTATAATTTTAACATTCCCGGGAACCTACCAGCTAAATGAACCGAAAGCTCAAATTGATCCCAAACAAATTTAATAACCCTCAAAGGAATTTATCATAAGGTGCAGGAGATGGCAATTAGCGTAAAAGATTCAGAGGGTGTTAAGTTGCTCATTGAAAAGGTTGCAAAGGCCGTTGGAGTGTCTCCCGAAGAGCTTATTGAGTACTATGAGTGGAAGGCCAACCTTGAGAAGCTTGAGAAGACAGGAATGAAGAAAATGACGAGGGAAGAAGCTATTAAATTCCTGCAGTCTCAAAAAGGGAAAAGGGAAATAAGCGAGGAAGAAGCAATCGAACTATACTATGAGGTTAAGGAGGAAATCAAGAAATGGAGGCTAATAGAAAAGAGGCTAAAGGAGCTAGGCCTCGAGTAGTCATTAACACATCTGTACTTTTTTCTCAGGCGCAATCTCAACTAAGGGTTATGCCTTTGAGGTATTGGAGCCCTTAGCAGAGGGTCACATCGTGAACTATGTTTCGGAGTGGGTTCTCAGAGAATATCAGGGGAAACTAACTTCGAAGAAGGCTCTCAAGTACTTATCCCCTGAAGAAGCTGAGGGGTATATCATCTCATAAGAAGCCACTCCAAGATAGTTCCAATAAAGCACTCCTTTCAAAATTCAAGGCCCTCCTTGAGAAGGTTGGAGATCCCGAGGATATTCCATTCCTTGATGTTGTGTATAACGCAAAAGCCGAGTTCCTGATAACCTACGACAGGAAGCACCTTCTGAAGATCAGGGGCAAAAACAAGAGATTCAAGCTCAATGACCACGAGTTCTACATCCTGACACCCCGGGAATTTATTGCAATGTATAGACAGTGAATTCACTCCCTGCTAAGCCCTAAAGTTCCCAGGATTATAAGTGCAAACCCGAAGAGATGCCATGCAGTTATTGGCTCGCCCATGAAGAGTGCAATGCCAATAGCAACGGCTGGAGCTGGAGTTATTATTGCCGTCGCGAGGGATAGATCAATTCTCTTTATCGAGGCGTACCATACCAGCTGGCCAACCGCTATTATGAAGCCCTCCGCTACCGAATAGGGGGTGAACTCTAAACCGGTAGCCACGGCAAGGGGGAGCAGGTAGAGCGAGCCAAAAGAGTTCCTGAGGAAGGCTATCGTCTGAGGGCCTGCTTTAGTTTTCTTCGCAATGACGTGCCCGATCTGCCAGAACAGTGGAACGAGCAGGAGAAGGAGATCTCCAACGCGCACTTCTAGACCTTTACCCTGGGTTATAACCATAGTAACTCCTGAAAGCACCAAGAGGGAATAGAAAGACCTTTTCCCTGTAATCTTCTCCCCTAAAAATATTGAGGCGAGGATAAAGGAGAAGAGGACTTCAGCTCTAGTTATTAATGCAGCATTTACCGCCGTGGAGAGCCTCGCTCCAATTGAGTACGAAATGTAGGCAAGGAAGGTTCCAAAGAAGCCTATTAGCGCCCCTCTCTTCCACGTAGCTTTTGCCTCTTGCAGGTTAATGGTGGGGAAAAGGATCAGGGAGGCAATGAAAGCAGAGAAAAAGGCAAAGCTTATGGGATTGGCAGGATTGGCTTTTATAACCACTGGCTCTAGACCATAAAGTAACATTCCACTGAGCGCGAGTAGGACTCCTTCACTCTTCCTTCTCATCTCCCTTCATTTCCTTCAGCTTGTTTACAAGCTTTTCTGCTATCTCCATGAAGGCCTTTGCAGCTGGGGTATCGCCATAAAGCACTATCGGAATGCCGAGGTCGCTTGCTTCCCTTGCTTTAAGATCTATTGGTATTTTGCCCAGGAAGTCAACGCCTTCCTTCTCCGCGAGCTTTTCTCCTCCCCCCTCTCCGAAGATGTCTATCTTGTTTCCACAGTGCGGGCAGATCAAATAGCTCATATTCTCCACTACCGCTATATATGGGACTTCCATCTTCTTCATCATATTTACCGCCTTTCCAGTGTCAAGAAGGGCAACTTCCTGGGGGGTGGTAACGATTATGGCGGCATCGAGCTGTATCGACTGAACTACGGTTAGGATTTCATCTCCAGTTCCTGGGGGAAAGTCGATTATCATGAAGTCAAGCTCGCCCCACTTCACGTCCCCTAAGAGTTGCTTTATTGCCTTTGTAACAAGGGCGCCCCTCCAGATTATTGGCTGATCCTCGGGAACCATCATTCCCATGCTCATTACCTTTATTGGAGTAACCTGACCCATGAAGTCCGCCATTGGAGGTATCATCTCGAAGTGTCCATCGTCGAACTTCTCAGCAAAAACTTCGGCCTTGTCAACGCCGAGCATTTTGGCAACGTTTGGGCCATGTATGTCTGCATCGAGTATTCCGACGAAGTAGCCCATCTTGGCTAAAGCCGCAGTCAAGTTAACGGCGACGGTACTCTTCCCTACTCCCCCCTTTCCGCTCAAAACCGCGATCTTGTACTTCCACTTCTTCTCTTTCTCCTTTATCCTCTGCGTTAGGGGATCAACGCCAAGTCCGGGCAAGTTTAGGGTTGGAGCCTTTATCGTCATTCCATTCCACCCGTCATGAGTTGTTAGGTCGGGTTAAAAACCTTTGCCCTTTTGTGTAGCTTTTGGGTCAAAAGTGTATAATTAAAATCATTTTGGCAAAACTTAATTTTTCTCAAGATGTTCCTATTAGCTATGGACCGGAATATTCCACGCAAAAAATTGGCAAGATATCATGGAATTTTCAGGCGAGAGGATCTTAGTCCAGAGGAGATTGATAAGCTAATTGAGAAAGAAACGGAGAGACTTCTAAGGGAAGAACTTGAGAAAGCATGTGCTAATAGTAAGGAGAGAGCTACTTGAGGAGCATAGTGGGAGAATTGTTATCTCCCAGCAAGAGGTAACTATTAAACAGCAGACTCTAGATGTACTCGAAATCCCTCGTCATTAGATCCTCGAGCAACTCCTTAACCCAGGGCCTCCTCGTTCTGAGGGATAAGTGTATTATGCCCTCGACGTGAACCCCGTACTTCTCTTTGAGCTCCTCTTTGGTCACGGGCTCCTTGAAGAGGAAGGGCCTCTCTATCGTGAAGGCGTAGCCGAACTCGTTTATATACCCCTTAAGCCACCTCTTCCCCTCGCTCTCGCCGTGAACGAATGTTAACCCGCTTGTATCCTTCGTGAGCTCCCAAAGGGTTTCAAAATCAGCCTTTATGATTTCTCCAACTTCAAATCCCCCAGCTATGGTTCCCCTCTTCGTAAGGGTTTGTTCTTCGGTCAGGCCCAGCCTTCGGAGGGTCTTCTTCAGCGTGTACAAGTCCCCTCTCGCTATGTAGAGGAAGACGATATCACCTTCCTCGAAGATCCTACTTCTCCTTATTTCATGCCACTTTAACCCTCTAAATATCAGCTCGCCGTAGACTTGATGGAGCGCAATTACGTGTTGCATGGTCTTCGATAGTGAGAAGGATTAAAAATATTATCTGCCTAGGAACTCTGTATGAGGGAAGAAGCGAGGTTGCTCTGGGAGCAGGCACTGGAGGATCTAAAAACTGTGGAAGTTTTAATAGATGCCGATAGGTACTATGCTAGTGTATTCTTTTCCCAGCAGGCCGCTGAAAAAGCCCTTAAGGCCCTGTACATCGAGATCAAAAAAAGAATTTCCCCCGAAAACTCATAGCTTAATTAGGTTATCCCAAGAATTAAACATTAAAGATGAGGAAATCATCGATGCCGTTCTTGACCTCAACACCGTTACGAGATCCTGATGCTGCAAACGAAGTTCCAGCGAGAATATACAACAGGAGATCCGCAGTAGAGCACTTTGAAAAAGCTAAGAAGGTGGTGGAGTTTTGCAGGAGAAGATTGAAAGTTTAGTTAAAATCATAAAGAAGGCCTATCCAGATGCTACTGTTATTCTCTTTGGCTCTAGAGCTAGGGGAGATTTTCTAAAGGACAGTGACTACGATTTGATAGTGGTTTCCAAAGCATTTGAAGAAAAGCAGTTCACGGACAGATCTACTGAAGTTCTGAAGTTGTTGTTTAAAGAGGGCATAGTTGGAGATTTTGAAATCCTCTGCTATACTCCCAAAGAGTTTGAAAGGAAGAAGAGAATGATAGGGATAGTTAGGGAAGCCCTAAAAGAGGGAATTATTCTTTGAATTGGAGAACGATCCAATGCCTATCTCCCTTTATCTTCATGGAAACTTTGTTCTTCCCCTTAACTGTCCTGCTACAGTAGGGCTTCAGCTCTTCTATGACCTCTCTATTTTTTCCTTACAAAGGTTATCTTCAAGGGAAGCTCCTTTATTAAGAGGGCATTGCCCTTTAGGGGGTAGAATTCACGCCAAGGGCCAACTAACCTGAAGTTGTGCTTTGCAAGTATCCTTATAACTTCCATTGGGATTATTTGGTGGAGCTTTAGCATCCTGAGCGCCCTATTGTGATTCTGAAAATTCCTCTAATTCCTCTTGTCTACTCTCGATGACCCTCTTAATTATTCCTTTTATCCGTCCCCTCATTGTTGCACTTAAAATGTTCTCATTCATCCATAGTATTACCCAACCTTGATTATTCAATACTTCGTTCTTTTTGATATCCTTTTCCAATGGTGGATAGTATACATCTTCTGGAGCATATCCAACTGGTCTAAGAGGTTCCCCCTTTACCCACTTGGGAGTATGCCAGTATGTGGCTCCAGGTTCTATAGCTAGTTTAATACTAGGAAACGCAAAATCGAGATAGTACCCTGATATAGAGTATTGCCTGAAATAATCAACACCCTCCCTGTAGCCAAGGCTCTTTAAGATGTTATCAATAGCCTTCTCAAGATTTGTATCGGAAAAACGAGGTGGGGTATCTTTTTTCAAATATAGCTTATAATATCCTGGGGGTGCCCCTATTGTAGTCCAGCTCCAAACAAGGCCTATCGGAGGTTTACAATAACTAATGATATACTCCAGCTCCTCCCTGGTAACTATAAGCCTCGATCTCCCGAACAATGCTTTCATCATGTAGTATTCACACCTACTCATAGTATGAGGGGATATTGTGAAAAGCTTCAATATTACTCACCCATAACGTAATTTTGTGTATTTGCTTTTAAAACTTTATTAAAAAAATAAAGGAACAGTTTTTAAGGACTATCGCCTAAAATTTCTTCGATGATAGTCGAGGTTGCGGGAGTTTTAGCTTCCTCCAAGAATGTAATAGCTTTCACGGGTGCCGGGATTAGCGCCGAGAGCGGGGTTCCAACTTTTAGGGGTAAGGATGGACTGTGGAAGAAGTACAGGCCAGAAGAGCTCGCAACGCCCGAGGCCTTTGCAAGGGATCCAAAGCTCGTGTGGGAGTTTTACAAGTGGAGAATTCGGAAGATCCTTCAGGCAAAGCCAAATCCAGCCCACTACGCCCTCGTTGAACTCGAGAGGATGGGAATATTAAAAGCCGTGATAACCCAGAACGTCGATGACCTTCACAGGGAGGCCGGAACCAAGAACTTGATCGAACTCCACGGCAACATCTTCAGGGTTAAGTGCACCTCCTGCGACTACGGAGAGTACCTCAAGGAAACCGGCAGGGTAAATGAAATCCTCAGTCAGGAGCTCCCTAGGTGTCCCAAGTGCAACTCGCTGTTAAGGCCTGATGTAGTCTGGTTCGGTGAACCATTACCGGAGGAAGCCTTAAGAAAGGCCTTCAGGCTTGCTGAGACTGCCGATGCTGTGATAGTTGTTGGGACTAGCGGCGTTGTCTACCCCGCAGCCTACATACCCTTCATAGTGAAGGAGAATGGCGGAACGGTTATAGAGGTGAACGTTCAGGAGTCAGGTATAACTCCGATAGCGGACTTCTTCTGTAGGGGCAAAGCTGGGGAAATACTTCCAAGGATCGTGGAAGAGGTCAGGAGGCTCCTCAATGAGTAGGGTTCATTTGTACCTCAGGAAGAGGCTCGAAGAGATAAGGGACAGGTACATTTACGAAATCTACGAGAGGCAGAAGCTTCCTCCCTGGGAGAGATTCCTGCTTACTTGGATAGTCCTCTTCGCCTTCTGGCTTGGCATTACAGGCGACATTACACCTCAAGGACTTTCTCTGGGCCTACCAACGACTGGAATAATAGCATTCTACATGAGAGACCTCCTCACCGACGATATAAGACACTCGAAGCATCTAGTCTGGAAGATCCTGTACTTCGCCTTCCTTTACCTGCCCCAGTACTTAATAATTATGGCCTTCAGGCTCCTTGAGAGCAACATAAAGGTTGCGAAGCATGCCATATTGATGGACATAAACCCAGGAATAGTAAGGATTAAAACAAGTCTACACTCAAACACTGGGGTAACGATCCTCGCCAACTCAATTACGCTGACCCCAGGAACTTTAACCCTGGATGTCGTGAAGAAGCTCGATGGGACATATCTTTACGTTCACTGGATAGACGTTGAAACCCTGAACGTTGAGAAGGCTGGAGAGATCATCAAGGGGGACATTGAGGAATGGCTAAAGAAAATCTTCTGGTAGCGGGCATTGGAATGTTATTGTTCACGGCACTAATGGCTATGTACAGAGTCATAGCGGGCCCTACGCTGGCCGATAGGATAGTCGGACTTAACACGGTAACGACCAAGGTAGTTGGAATTATAGCGATACTCGCTGTGCTCTGGAGGGAGTGGTATCTGATAGACGCCGCAATAGTCCTACTGATGGTCAACTCCGTCAGTGGTCTTATACTGGCCAAGTACATGGAGAGGAGGGGGAGGAATGCTTGAAATAATTCCATTATTATTCGGTTATTCAATTATGTTCTTCGGCTCGCTTGGTGTGATAAGGTTTCCCGATGTGTACACTAGGTTGCATGCCGCAACGAAGTGCGACACCGGTGGTATAATGGGGATAGTCTTTGGGTTGATGATGATCATGGACGGCCCGTTCGTAGTTAAGGTTAAACTCCTCTTCCTCTTGGTTCTTATAGCCCTGATAAACCCGATGGTAAGCCACGCGATCGCTAGGGGAGCGTACAAGATGGGCATAAAACCGGAGGTAAAGGTGGACATGTATGCTTGGGACAATCCTTAGCTTAATCCTTATAGGACTCGCCCTCGTTGTCGTCCTGCACAGGGACTTCCTCGCCTCCCTGATAACTTACGGACTTGTAAGCTTAGCCTTCATTCTACTCCTCCTCTTGCTTAAGGCCCCAGACGTTGCCTTATCAGCTATAGTTGTCGGAGCCTTGGTTACCGGGTTATTCATATTCGCTTATGAGAGCACGGAAGAGGATGGAAAGATTGAAATTTGGAAGGGCATTTTCGTTCTCCCTCTCCTGGTCCTGCTCTTAAAGTGCGAGGTTGAACCAAGAACTTTTACGTACGATGCCTATATCTCACACTGGTCTATGGGGAATCTCGTTACCGAGATCTTGGCTGGGTGGAGGCTTTACGACAGTATAGGTGAAGCGATGATACTCTTCTCGGCGGCATTGGGATTTAGCTTGGTTCTCAGGAGGGACAGGAAGTGAAGATGAGCATAGTTGCGAGAACCACGACAAAGCTTGTGAGCCCCTTCCTCGTTACCTATGCAGCTTACCTCATGCTGTACTCCTCCCAGTCCCCAGGGGGAGGGTTTCAGGCGGGAGTAATCCTGGGGGTGGCAATAATCCTTCTCATAACCTCACATGGATACAGGAGGGTAAGGAAGAAGTTCAAGAAGAAGCTCGTAAGCTCAATGGAGGGGGTATCGGGCATAATCCTCATACTTCTTCTGCTGTTAACTGCTTTGTTATACTTACCTCCGCTGGAGGAAACTGTAATTCCCTTCAACGTTTTCGTTGGAATTAAGGTTGGAGCGGCCTTTACCATGATATTCTACACGATAACGACCTTCATGGAGAGGGATTAAGATGATAGGATTGATAATCACGATAATAGGGCTCTTCGGGATAATAGTAAATCAGTCAAAGCTTAAGCAGTTGCTATCCCTAAACATCATGGCCCTGGGAGTCGTTCTGTTCCTAATAGAGGAAGGGGCCAAGGTAGGAAGTGCCCCGCCGCTGAAGGGAGGCAATCCCGTGGATCCAATTCCCGCAGTTTTAATGCTTACAACACTTGTAGTTGACGTTGCCGTCACTGGCTTGGCCTTAGCTCTAATAATGGGAGGGAAGAGAAGGTGAATGCAGTTGTAATGGTCATAGCACCTCTAATCTCAGCGATCTTAATATACCTCGTGGGGGCCCTTAGGATAGAGGGCACGATAAGGGCGAAGTTCAGGCTACCCCTAGGCCTTGAGGTTAAGGCTCTCTACATCCTCGGTGCCTTCACCCCAATGCTCTTACTTCCCTTTGTTTCCTCAGGAGTTGTCGGAGGATACCCCAGGGCGATGGGAATAGAGGTTGGAATTGATAGGGTTTCATTGCTCTTCCTCCTGGGAGAGTTCGTGGCTTTCGGCTCTGCCTCACTATATGTGCTCTCCAAGGTCACCGACTGGAAAGAGCTGTCTCTCCTGTTGCTTGTT
This genomic interval from Pyrococcus kukulkanii contains the following:
- a CDS encoding DNA-binding protein; amino-acid sequence: MVVLDTSIVIERVKNRQEINENITGVTFVEYPGIVRYKRFYGNVLFPTFEDILLAHTIQISLLKIGKPKSFADLLIASICINNGEELVTRDSDFLDIAKVSDLKLKFIP
- a CDS encoding DEAD/DEAH box helicase, with amino-acid sequence MNVSNRAISGALSDFELSLSRNFGLTLRKYQRVISEAVLEHAFVHEDGIKLNIITMPTGSGKTFIEMAIAYFIVKLLGGKVLVLEPTRLLCDQMEKIWSGIFEDIAKGYEGRCEAFQRQPSVVITTPQTALKCVETLKDYKFVIIDEVHHAFGNKFYVELITKLRPEFLFGFSALIPKRKKFRIPQEFVINVGEPKYYEYDYAKLVEIDREFKLPNVILDMFDSEFNEAEKELYERLLFEDIDGRTRYHLEKALASYGIKAFLESYENVLRKGNVTDILEGIHQIRGLSHKARTVLEVLEAYDVQNSPELWPILIFTSRKVTAREIEKAIRSNFNLRVAVITGDTSKRTDSE
- a CDS encoding DMT family transporter; its protein translation is MRRKSEGVLLALSGMLLYGLEPVVIKANPANPISFAFFSAFIASLILFPTINLQEAKATWKRGALIGFFGTFLAYISYSIGARLSTAVNAALITRAEVLFSFILASIFLGEKITGKRSFYSLLVLSGVTMVITQGKGLEVRVGDLLLLLVPLFWQIGHVIAKKTKAGPQTIAFLRNSFGSLYLLPLAVATGLEFTPYSVAEGFIIAVGQLVWYASIKRIDLSLATAIITPAPAVAIGIALFMGEPITAWHLFGFALIILGTLGLSRE
- a CDS encoding Mrp/NBP35 family ATP-binding protein; this translates as MTIKAPTLNLPGLGVDPLTQRIKEKEKKWKYKIAVLSGKGGVGKSTVAVNLTAALAKMGYFVGILDADIHGPNVAKMLGVDKAEVFAEKFDDGHFEMIPPMADFMGQVTPIKVMSMGMMVPEDQPIIWRGALVTKAIKQLLGDVKWGELDFMIIDFPPGTGDEILTVVQSIQLDAAIIVTTPQEVALLDTGKAVNMMKKMEVPYIAVVENMSYLICPHCGNKIDIFGEGGGEKLAEKEGVDFLGKIPIDLKAREASDLGIPIVLYGDTPAAKAFMEIAEKLVNKLKEMKGDEKEE
- a CDS encoding HEPN domain-containing protein, whose translation is MREEARLLWEQALEDLKTVEVLIDADRYYASVFFSQQAAEKALKALYIEIKKRISPENS
- a CDS encoding nucleotidyltransferase domain-containing protein; this encodes MQEKIESLVKIIKKAYPDATVILFGSRARGDFLKDSDYDLIVVSKAFEEKQFTDRSTEVLKLLFKEGIVGDFEILCYTPKEFERKKRMIGIVREALKEGIIL
- the cobB gene encoding NAD-dependent protein deacetylase, whose amino-acid sequence is MIVEVAGVLASSKNVIAFTGAGISAESGVPTFRGKDGLWKKYRPEELATPEAFARDPKLVWEFYKWRIRKILQAKPNPAHYALVELERMGILKAVITQNVDDLHREAGTKNLIELHGNIFRVKCTSCDYGEYLKETGRVNEILSQELPRCPKCNSLLRPDVVWFGEPLPEEALRKAFRLAETADAVIVVGTSGVVYPAAYIPFIVKENGGTVIEVNVQESGITPIADFFCRGKAGEILPRIVEEVRRLLNE
- a CDS encoding monovalent cation/H+ antiporter subunit E, which codes for MSRVHLYLRKRLEEIRDRYIYEIYERQKLPPWERFLLTWIVLFAFWLGITGDITPQGLSLGLPTTGIIAFYMRDLLTDDIRHSKHLVWKILYFAFLYLPQYLIIMAFRLLESNIKVAKHAILMDINPGIVRIKTSLHSNTGVTILANSITLTPGTLTLDVVKKLDGTYLYVHWIDVETLNVEKAGEIIKGDIEEWLKKIFW
- a CDS encoding monovalent cation/H+ antiporter complex subunit F; translation: MAKENLLVAGIGMLLFTALMAMYRVIAGPTLADRIVGLNTVTTKVVGIIAILAVLWREWYLIDAAIVLLMVNSVSGLILAKYMERRGRNA
- the mnhG gene encoding monovalent cation/H(+) antiporter subunit G; protein product: MLEIIPLLFGYSIMFFGSLGVIRFPDVYTRLHAATKCDTGGIMGIVFGLMMIMDGPFVVKVKLLFLLVLIALINPMVSHAIARGAYKMGIKPEVKVDMYAWDNP
- a CDS encoding hydrogenase subunit MbhD domain-containing protein; amino-acid sequence: MLGTILSLILIGLALVVVLHRDFLASLITYGLVSLAFILLLLLLKAPDVALSAIVVGALVTGLFIFAYESTEEDGKIEIWKGIFVLPLLVLLLKCEVEPRTFTYDAYISHWSMGNLVTEILAGWRLYDSIGEAMILFSAALGFSLVLRRDRK
- a CDS encoding MnhB domain-containing protein, encoding MKMSIVARTTTKLVSPFLVTYAAYLMLYSSQSPGGGFQAGVILGVAIILLITSHGYRRVRKKFKKKLVSSMEGVSGIILILLLLLTALLYLPPLEETVIPFNVFVGIKVGAAFTMIFYTITTFMERD
- a CDS encoding cation:proton antiporter subunit C; its protein translation is MIGLIITIIGLFGIIVNQSKLKQLLSLNIMALGVVLFLIEEGAKVGSAPPLKGGNPVDPIPAVLMLTTLVVDVAVTGLALALIMGGKRR